The following are encoded together in the Candidatus Melainabacteria bacterium genome:
- a CDS encoding LD-carboxypeptidase, whose protein sequence is MSLIFPKPLIKGATIGLICPAGGFVDYKPIELGVKYLIKCGYKVKLGRSLQSSSKAYKYLSGLKKNRLDDFINFWSSKNIDAIFCLRGGYGSLQLLNEIDFNLIKKHKKILLGFSDITVLLLAIYAKTKLVTFHGPMLGYKFIDSKLNPKDKSTKYNLWKLLTNPCFSFSYSIKSSSITINHGKAVGNLLGGNLTDICSMLGSNYLPDFKDSILFLEDCNEEPYKIDRMLTQLDNAGIFKVLKGILFCSFENCNFKSKKELAKLVNNIVGRYKIPTICGFPIGHGLKNYIVPIGKKVLLDTKKRILKAL, encoded by the coding sequence ATGAGTCTAATTTTTCCTAAGCCATTAATTAAGGGTGCAACTATTGGACTTATTTGTCCAGCTGGTGGCTTTGTAGATTATAAACCAATTGAGCTTGGAGTTAAATATTTAATCAAGTGTGGTTATAAAGTAAAACTAGGCAGGTCACTTCAAAGTTCAAGTAAAGCATATAAATACTTGTCTGGATTAAAAAAAAATAGACTAGATGATTTTATTAATTTTTGGTCTAGTAAAAATATTGATGCAATTTTTTGTTTAAGAGGTGGCTATGGATCATTGCAGTTATTAAATGAAATTGATTTTAATTTAATTAAAAAACATAAAAAAATACTTCTTGGGTTTAGTGATATTACTGTTTTGCTTCTTGCAATTTATGCAAAAACCAAGTTAGTAACTTTTCATGGACCCATGTTAGGTTATAAGTTCATTGATTCAAAATTAAACCCAAAAGATAAATCAACAAAGTACAATCTCTGGAAATTATTGACTAATCCATGTTTTAGTTTTAGTTATTCTATTAAATCTAGTTCAATTACAATCAATCATGGAAAAGCAGTTGGAAATCTGCTTGGTGGAAACTTGACTGATATTTGTTCTATGTTAGGGAGTAATTATTTGCCTGATTTTAAAGATTCAATTTTATTTTTAGAAGATTGTAATGAAGAGCCGTATAAAATAGACAGAATGCTAACTCAATTAGATAATGCAGGTATATTTAAAGTTTTAAAAGGTATTTTATTTTGTAGTTTTGAAAATTGTAATTTTAAAAGTAAGAAAGAACTTGCTAAGTTAGTAAACAATATAGTAGGTCGATATAAAATTCCAACAATTTGTGGTTTTCCTATAGGACATGGTTTAAAAAATTATATTGTTCCTATAGGTAAGAAAGTACTCTTAGACACTAAAAAAAGAATCCTTAAAGCTTTATAG
- the ald gene encoding alanine dehydrogenase, whose translation MKIGVPKEILDQEYRVALTPAGVYALVSQGHKVFVEHNAGLGSSINDDDYVNAGANILKSPEEIFNVAELILKVKQPLEHECKLLKPSQILFTFLHLAADKKLAVDLCKSKATCIAYETIELPNKSLPLLIPMSEIAGRMSVQIGAHHLEKYFSGKGILLGGVPGVEPATVVIIGGGTVGINAAKMAVGLGAKVAILDNNLNRLRELDDYFGGRLQTVYSTQHKITELVQKSDLVITAVLVTGAKAPKLITKEIISKMKAGTVIVDVAVDQGGCVEGSIPTKHSDPVIKIQNIIVYSVPNIPGAVSITSTSALTNATLPYVLKLANSGFKAIETDSSLEKGVNVYKGSVVHKAVAEALDMEYASVNN comes from the coding sequence GTTGCATTAACTCCAGCAGGAGTATATGCTCTTGTAAGTCAGGGACATAAAGTATTTGTTGAACACAATGCAGGTTTAGGTAGCAGCATTAATGATGATGATTATGTAAATGCTGGAGCTAATATATTAAAATCTCCTGAAGAAATCTTTAATGTAGCAGAATTGATTTTAAAAGTTAAACAACCTCTTGAACATGAATGTAAACTTTTAAAACCTTCACAAATTCTTTTTACTTTTTTACATTTAGCTGCTGATAAAAAATTAGCCGTTGATTTATGTAAATCAAAAGCTACTTGTATAGCTTATGAAACAATTGAACTTCCTAATAAATCTTTACCGTTGCTTATTCCAATGAGTGAAATTGCAGGTAGGATGTCAGTTCAAATTGGAGCACACCATCTTGAAAAATATTTTAGTGGTAAAGGAATCCTTTTAGGTGGAGTACCTGGTGTAGAACCAGCTACAGTTGTAATTATTGGTGGCGGTACAGTAGGTATAAATGCTGCAAAAATGGCAGTTGGTTTAGGTGCAAAAGTTGCTATCCTTGATAATAATTTAAATCGGTTAAGAGAACTAGATGATTATTTTGGCGGGCGTTTACAAACAGTTTATTCAACCCAGCATAAAATAACAGAGCTTGTTCAAAAATCTGATTTAGTAATTACTGCTGTTTTAGTTACTGGTGCTAAAGCTCCAAAATTAATTACAAAAGAAATAATTTCAAAAATGAAAGCAGGTACTGTAATTGTAGATGTTGCTGTTGATCAAGGTGGCTGTGTTGAAGGCAGCATTCCAACAAAACATTCAGACCCTGTTATAAAAATACAAAATATAATTGTTTATTCTGTTCCTAATATTCCAGGTGCAGTATCAATAACAAGTACAAGTGCACTTACAAATGCAACATTGCCATATGTTCTAAAACTTGCAAATAGTGGCTTTAAAGCAATTGAAACTGATTCTTCCTTAGAAAAAGGAGTTAATGTTTATAAAGGTTCAGTGGTACATAAAGCAGTAGCTGAAGCATTAGATATGGAATATGCTTCTGTAAACAATTAA
- the lpxK gene encoding tetraacyldisaccharide 4'-kinase: MLKYWTKLQKQFFLIYKNNKKNIFLKPFLIFISLIYFLLYKLRLFSYKINILRVSKLDAVVISIGNITLGGSGKTPLVIEIAKYFISLGYKVAVLSRGYKRQLVSNNSSGIVLVSDGEEIFNNYEISGDEPLLIAKKVPKAIVLVSKDRVKAGRSAIRLGAKILILDDGFQHIKLHRDENILLLNDLVDLKNNSLFPAGTLRELPDSINRATAIIITGSDGEDFKQTNLDKIKKHLKDKPILHMKYNIKQLTGINIKKFLSVKELQGIKFIGICGIANPESFENILKKEGINLVDLITYPDHCNYTIQDIEELIKIARNKNIENIITTEKDAIKLLDLSETVPLTFWSTILEITWDTLNPCEKLFVNKDKWINKI, from the coding sequence ATGCTAAAGTACTGGACAAAACTTCAGAAACAATTTTTTCTTATTTATAAAAATAATAAGAAAAACATATTCTTAAAGCCATTTTTAATTTTCATTTCATTAATTTATTTTTTGCTTTATAAATTGAGATTATTTTCATACAAGATAAATATTTTAAGAGTTAGTAAATTAGATGCTGTAGTTATAAGCATAGGAAATATTACACTCGGTGGAAGTGGAAAGACACCACTTGTAATTGAAATTGCTAAATATTTTATAAGCTTAGGTTATAAAGTTGCAGTTTTATCAAGAGGTTACAAAAGACAATTAGTAAGCAATAACTCAAGTGGCATTGTGCTCGTCAGTGATGGTGAAGAAATATTTAACAATTATGAAATTAGTGGTGATGAACCACTGTTAATTGCAAAAAAAGTACCAAAAGCTATTGTACTTGTTAGTAAGGATAGAGTTAAAGCCGGGCGTTCAGCAATAAGACTAGGAGCAAAAATATTAATCTTAGATGATGGATTTCAACATATAAAGTTACACAGAGATGAAAATATTTTGTTACTCAATGACTTAGTTGACCTCAAAAATAATTCTTTATTTCCAGCTGGCACATTAAGAGAATTGCCAGATTCAATTAATAGGGCAACTGCAATTATAATCACTGGTTCAGATGGAGAAGACTTTAAGCAAACCAACTTAGATAAAATAAAAAAACACTTAAAAGATAAACCCATATTACACATGAAATATAACATTAAGCAATTAACAGGTATAAATATAAAGAAATTTCTTAGTGTTAAAGAACTTCAAGGAATTAAATTTATTGGTATTTGTGGTATTGCTAACCCAGAATCATTTGAGAACATTTTAAAAAAAGAAGGAATAAACTTAGTTGATCTTATTACATATCCTGATCACTGTAATTACACAATTCAAGATATAGAAGAATTAATAAAGATTGCAAGAAATAAAAATATTGAAAATATTATAACTACAGAAAAAGATGCTATAAAACTCCTTGATCTTTCTGAAACTGTGCCTTTAACTTTCTGGTCTACAATTCTTGAAATAACATGGGACACTTTAAACCCTTGTGAGAAGTTATTTGTAAATAAAGACAAGTGGATAAATAAAATTTAA
- a CDS encoding diaminopimelate epimerase, with protein MTIFVLPFEKMHGLGNDFIILERRHLPNEVNESELAKHLCNRNFSIGADGIIIVDFLGRDIRPDVSTADFAWNYYNSDGSEAEMCGNGMRCFAKYVFERGFTDENTFSVLTKAGIIKPVIEEDGTVTVNMGKPTLPSKTKEELELDGKVITYTYIEIGNPHCVIFLDKKIGDEKFFKLGPQIEHNKNFPKGVNVEFAHVLKRNEIDCRIWERGCGPTLACGTGACATLVAANINDLADNSAKIYLPGGVLRVNWDKDLNCVYLNGPCTFVYSGQLNLDPKKVCRQATTKSKE; from the coding sequence ATGACTATATTTGTTTTACCTTTTGAAAAGATGCATGGTTTAGGAAATGATTTTATTATCTTAGAACGCAGGCATTTACCAAATGAAGTCAATGAATCTGAACTTGCAAAACATCTTTGTAATAGAAATTTTTCTATAGGTGCTGATGGAATAATAATTGTAGATTTTTTAGGTAGAGACATTCGGCCGGATGTCTCTACGGCGGATTTTGCATGGAATTATTATAATTCTGATGGTTCAGAAGCAGAAATGTGTGGCAATGGAATGCGTTGTTTTGCAAAATATGTTTTTGAACGTGGTTTTACGGATGAAAATACTTTTTCAGTCCTAACAAAGGCAGGAATTATAAAACCTGTTATTGAAGAAGACGGTACAGTAACTGTAAACATGGGTAAACCAACATTACCAAGTAAAACAAAAGAAGAGTTAGAGTTAGATGGAAAAGTTATAACTTATACCTATATAGAAATAGGAAATCCTCATTGTGTAATTTTTTTAGATAAAAAGATTGGTGATGAAAAATTTTTTAAACTTGGTCCTCAAATAGAACACAATAAGAATTTCCCAAAAGGTGTAAATGTAGAATTTGCCCATGTTTTAAAAAGAAACGAAATTGATTGTAGGATCTGGGAGCGTGGTTGTGGACCAACACTTGCATGTGGAACAGGAGCTTGTGCAACACTTGTTGCAGCTAATATAAATGATTTAGCTGATAATAGTGCCAAGATTTATTTGCCAGGAGGAGTTTTAAGAGTAAATTGGGATAAAGATTTAAATTGTGTTTATTTAAATGGTCCTTGTACATTTGTTTATAGTGGACAGTTAAATTTAGATCCTAAAAAAGTTTGTAGACAAGCCACAACTAAGTCTAAAGAGTAA
- the folD gene encoding bifunctional methylenetetrahydrofolate dehydrogenase/methenyltetrahydrofolate cyclohydrolase FolD produces MIKTDSPPLILNGRQVADEVLKVVSNEISLLKSKNKRVPGLAVVIIGNNPASLTYIKNKEKVSTELGIYSKVHNLPATTSEEELISEIIQLNNNNKIDGILVQLPLPAHIRSERIIETIDPKKDVDGLHPYNLGKLFSGQECLKPCTPQGIIEILKYYSINLVGKHSVIIGRSILVGKPLAALLLIENSTVTITHSKTKNIEEISKTADILISAIGKANLIKNNWIKKDAIVIDVGINRINENGAFKIIGDVDFNSVKLVCKAITPVPGGVGPLTIAMLMKNTIKAYKLSEHQ; encoded by the coding sequence ATGATAAAAACAGATTCACCTCCCTTAATTTTAAATGGACGTCAAGTTGCAGATGAAGTTCTAAAAGTTGTATCAAATGAAATTAGTTTATTAAAGTCTAAAAACAAAAGAGTACCTGGACTTGCTGTAGTCATTATTGGCAACAACCCAGCAAGTTTAACATACATAAAAAACAAAGAAAAAGTCTCCACTGAATTAGGAATTTATTCTAAGGTTCATAATCTTCCTGCTACTACTTCTGAAGAAGAATTAATAAGTGAAATAATACAATTAAATAATAACAATAAGATTGATGGAATACTAGTACAACTACCTTTACCAGCACACATAAGATCTGAAAGAATAATAGAAACAATTGATCCTAAAAAAGATGTAGATGGTTTACATCCTTATAATTTAGGAAAACTTTTTTCTGGTCAAGAATGCTTAAAACCATGTACTCCTCAAGGCATAATAGAAATTCTTAAATACTATTCAATAAACTTAGTTGGTAAGCACTCAGTAATAATAGGAAGATCAATACTAGTTGGTAAGCCACTTGCTGCTTTACTCCTTATAGAAAATTCAACTGTAACAATTACACATAGCAAAACTAAAAACATAGAAGAGATTTCTAAAACTGCTGATATCTTAATTTCTGCAATTGGAAAAGCTAATCTTATAAAAAATAACTGGATAAAAAAAGATGCAATAGTCATAGATGTTGGAATAAACAGAATTAATGAAAATGGTGCTTTTAAAATTATTGGAGATGTTGATTTTAATAGTGTTAAATTAGTTTGTAAAGCAATAACACCTGTACCAGGTGGAGTAGGACCACTAACAATTGCTATGCTAATGAAAAATACAATTAAAGCTTACAAATTAAGTGAACATCAATGA